A portion of the Pectobacterium brasiliense genome contains these proteins:
- a CDS encoding methionine ABC transporter ATP-binding protein gives MIRLENVSVDFPAGKAAQSRAVNNVNLTIQQGEVFGIVGTSGAGKSTLLRTINLLQRPTEGRVFLGDTLISDASGRELRQHRQRIGMIFQHFNLMHTRNVYDNVAFSLRAAGKSKEEIASRVPEILALVGLQDKGTAYPAQLSGGQKQRVGIARAIANHPEVLLCDEPTSALDLETSASILALLKSINVRLGITIVLISHEMSVIKSICQRMAVMTGGNIVEEGDVFTIFSSPQHAYTKQLVSHTSPVELPERFKQNNKGVLLKILFADDSVEQPILSDVAQQFQVSVNILHGNIEYINDRALGHIIAQISYRDDPTADNLAAAIAYIRQNTFGVEVIND, from the coding sequence ATGATTCGGTTAGAAAACGTGAGCGTTGATTTTCCCGCCGGTAAAGCAGCACAGTCCAGGGCGGTAAACAACGTCAACCTGACCATTCAACAGGGTGAAGTTTTTGGGATTGTCGGCACCAGCGGCGCAGGAAAAAGTACGCTGCTGCGGACGATCAATCTATTGCAGCGTCCAACCGAGGGACGCGTGTTTCTGGGCGACACGCTGATTAGTGATGCGTCCGGCCGCGAACTGCGTCAGCATCGGCAGCGTATCGGGATGATATTCCAGCATTTTAATCTGATGCATACCCGCAATGTGTATGACAACGTGGCGTTCAGCCTGCGTGCGGCGGGGAAGAGTAAAGAAGAGATTGCCTCACGCGTGCCGGAAATTCTGGCGCTGGTCGGGTTGCAGGACAAAGGGACAGCCTATCCGGCGCAGCTGAGCGGCGGGCAGAAGCAGCGTGTGGGCATCGCTCGCGCCATCGCCAACCATCCTGAAGTGCTGTTGTGTGATGAACCGACCTCGGCGCTGGATTTGGAAACGTCGGCGTCTATTTTGGCGCTATTGAAAAGTATCAATGTCCGGTTAGGTATCACGATTGTGCTTATTTCCCATGAGATGAGCGTGATTAAAAGTATTTGTCAGCGCATGGCAGTGATGACGGGCGGAAATATTGTGGAAGAGGGCGACGTCTTTACGATTTTCTCCTCGCCGCAGCACGCCTACACCAAACAGCTAGTTAGCCATACCAGCCCGGTCGAATTACCTGAGCGCTTTAAGCAGAATAATAAAGGCGTCTTGCTGAAAATACTCTTCGCCGATGATTCGGTAGAGCAACCGATATTATCCGACGTGGCACAGCAGTTTCAGGTATCGGTCAATATTCTGCACGGCAATATTGAATACATTAACGATCGCGCGTTGGGGCACATTATCGCTCAGATTTCATACCGTGACGATCCGACAGCGGATAATTTAGCCGCTGCTATTGCTTATATTCGACAGAATACCTTTGGGGTGGAGGTCATCAATGACTGA
- a CDS encoding acid phosphatase translates to MRYRSTLLPVVSLFLLPLSEFATASEPNSATIGTIVDTTTQANNRPQVIELEQSIQSALRKAIQGDAPTLTRVQLDQAKQTSLMADTEWLNASGYDFTVKANQQAGIALLDSFSHLSTDVLQQNTAIVTRINREATKGQREQALVDAEGQGYLYYLADALGPKLGHAFISAYNRGELRKAAALIKASEVSTSAAKQHFDYPRPFLQPNNTLHLVPDTAVIGDNKPYTASGGAFPSGHTNTGYTDALLLAEMIPERFVPLIDRGARYGYSRIVLGVHYPLDVMGSRMLAERNVAHYLNDPQYRRLFEQAKTELRSALEKACGTTLSACAKSDPQDDPYAAPEMKTFYRYTMTYGLPAQPGAVSPVSIPEGAEVLLDPVLPHLSVTERRSLMAKTALADGYPLSGAPGDRGPQNFWQRLNLHDAVQLAQHR, encoded by the coding sequence ATGCGTTATCGTTCCACACTGCTGCCTGTTGTCAGTCTTTTCTTATTACCGCTTTCTGAGTTTGCAACGGCGTCTGAGCCGAATAGCGCGACGATCGGCACGATTGTCGATACCACTACGCAGGCCAATAACCGCCCTCAGGTTATTGAACTGGAGCAAAGCATTCAGTCCGCGCTGCGCAAAGCAATTCAGGGGGATGCGCCGACGCTTACTCGGGTACAGTTGGATCAGGCGAAACAAACGTCGCTGATGGCAGATACCGAGTGGCTAAACGCCAGCGGCTATGACTTCACCGTGAAGGCCAACCAGCAGGCCGGTATTGCTTTACTGGATTCTTTCTCACACCTTTCTACTGATGTATTACAGCAAAATACCGCTATTGTGACGCGCATTAACCGCGAAGCGACCAAGGGCCAACGCGAACAGGCACTCGTGGATGCCGAGGGTCAGGGATATCTCTACTATCTGGCTGATGCACTGGGCCCCAAACTCGGCCATGCATTTATCAGCGCTTATAATCGCGGTGAACTGCGCAAAGCAGCAGCCTTAATCAAGGCGTCTGAAGTCAGTACGTCCGCCGCTAAACAGCATTTCGACTATCCTCGCCCTTTCCTACAGCCGAATAACACCCTTCATCTGGTGCCGGATACCGCCGTGATTGGCGATAACAAACCCTACACCGCTTCCGGCGGCGCGTTTCCAAGCGGGCATACCAACACTGGTTACACTGATGCTCTGCTGTTAGCGGAAATGATCCCCGAGCGCTTCGTTCCGTTGATCGATCGTGGCGCGCGCTATGGCTATTCGCGCATCGTGTTGGGCGTGCATTATCCATTAGACGTGATGGGTTCGCGGATGCTTGCCGAGCGCAATGTGGCGCACTACCTCAACGATCCACAGTATCGTCGGCTGTTTGAACAGGCGAAGACGGAGCTGCGCAGCGCGTTAGAGAAAGCCTGTGGTACAACGTTGAGCGCCTGTGCCAAGAGTGATCCACAGGACGATCCCTATGCCGCGCCGGAAATGAAGACGTTTTATCGCTACACAATGACGTACGGCTTGCCAGCCCAACCTGGTGCGGTGTCTCCGGTTAGCATTCCCGAAGGTGCAGAAGTCCTGCTTGATCCCGTGCTTCCGCATCTCTCCGTTACCGAGCGCAGAAGCCTGATGGCGAAAACCGCGCTGGCTGACGGGTACCCGCTCTCCGGCGCACCGGGCGATAGAGGTCCACAGAATTTCTGGCAGCGCCTTAATCTGCATGACGCCGTGCAGTTAGCTCAGCATCGGTAA
- a CDS encoding phosphotransferase, with protein sequence MSDGRRTALFPTFPSEASNQPVFADVAPHSDELMMQAAPQVSCQQALAIAQQEYGLSGQMALLQGERDMNFCLTVTPDERYMLKVINAAEPPDVSDFQTALLLHLAQQAPELPVPRIRPTTAGLPETWVEIDGVPLRVRLVSYLAGMPHYLASPSTALMPQLGGTLAQLDNALHGFTHPAANRSLLWDISRAEQVRPYLDFVPERQQYQHLQRTFDRYDSHVAPELTMLRRQVIHNDLNPHNVLVDGSSPTRVTGIIDFGDAVFAPLICEVATALAYQIGDGADLLEQVVPFIAAYHQHRPLTSAEIALLPDLIATRMALTLTIAQWRASRYPDNREYLLRNVPRCWHSLQRIATYSHTQFVTRLQQVCPENAR encoded by the coding sequence ATGTCTGACGGACGACGCACTGCACTTTTTCCCACGTTTCCCTCCGAGGCGTCCAATCAGCCGGTGTTTGCCGACGTTGCACCGCATAGTGACGAGCTGATGATGCAGGCCGCCCCGCAGGTTTCCTGTCAGCAGGCATTGGCTATCGCGCAGCAAGAATATGGCTTGTCTGGGCAGATGGCGCTGCTTCAGGGCGAGCGTGATATGAATTTCTGCCTGACGGTCACGCCCGATGAACGCTACATGCTGAAAGTCATCAATGCGGCGGAGCCTCCCGACGTCAGTGATTTTCAGACCGCGTTGCTACTGCATCTTGCTCAGCAGGCACCCGAATTGCCCGTACCGCGCATCAGGCCGACAACAGCGGGTCTGCCAGAAACGTGGGTTGAAATTGATGGCGTACCGCTGCGCGTGCGGTTGGTGAGCTATCTCGCAGGCATGCCGCACTATCTGGCTTCGCCTTCAACGGCACTGATGCCGCAACTGGGCGGCACGCTGGCGCAGTTGGACAACGCGCTTCACGGCTTTACGCATCCGGCGGCGAACCGCTCTCTACTGTGGGATATCAGCCGCGCAGAGCAGGTGCGTCCTTATCTCGATTTCGTTCCTGAGCGACAGCAGTATCAGCATCTTCAGCGCACTTTTGACCGTTATGACAGTCATGTCGCGCCTGAATTGACGATGCTACGCCGCCAGGTCATTCATAACGATCTGAACCCGCATAACGTGCTGGTAGACGGTTCGTCGCCGACGCGGGTCACTGGCATTATCGATTTTGGCGATGCCGTCTTTGCCCCGCTAATCTGCGAAGTGGCGACGGCGCTGGCGTACCAGATTGGCGATGGCGCGGACCTGCTGGAACAGGTTGTGCCGTTTATTGCCGCCTATCACCAGCACAGACCGCTGACATCGGCGGAGATCGCACTGTTACCGGATTTGATTGCGACCCGCATGGCGCTGACCCTGACGATTGCGCAGTGGCGGGCATCACGCTATCCCGACAATCGGGAATATCTGCTGCGCAATGTGCCGCGCTGCTGGCACAGTTTGCAGCGCATCGCGACCTATTCCCATACCCAGTTTGTGACTCGCCTACAGCAGGTTTGCCCGGAGAACGCGCGATGA
- a CDS encoding aspartate aminotransferase family protein, giving the protein MNQREITPEMTTTEALLARRQRVLGSGYRLFYEEPLHVARGEGVWLVDHQGKRYLDVYNNVASVGHCHPAVVEAMARQSAQLNTHTRYLHPAIIDFAEDLLSEFPAELNNVMLTCTGSEANDLALRIARHATGGTGVLVTRWAYHGVTSALAELSPSLGDGVARGSHVKLIEPPDTYRQPGAFLRSIREALAQMQQEGIRPAALLIDTIFSSDGVFCAPEGEMAQAAALVRQAGGLFIADEVQPGFGRTGESMWGFARHGVVPDLVSLGKPMGNGHPIAGLVGRSALFDAFGRDVRYFNTFGGNPVSCQAAYAVLRVIREEKLQQNAQRVGHYLRQGLQQLAQDFPLIGDIRAYGLFIGVDLVSDRESKAPATEFASQVVNAMRQRGVLISATGPAANVLKVRPPLVFQEEHADVFLTTLSDVLKVIGTRTWE; this is encoded by the coding sequence ATGAATCAGAGAGAAATCACGCCTGAGATGACCACGACAGAGGCGTTGCTGGCGCGCCGTCAGCGAGTATTAGGCAGCGGCTACCGCCTGTTTTATGAAGAACCCCTGCATGTTGCACGCGGCGAGGGTGTGTGGCTGGTCGATCATCAGGGGAAACGCTATCTGGATGTCTATAACAATGTGGCCTCGGTCGGACATTGCCATCCAGCAGTGGTTGAGGCGATGGCGCGACAGAGCGCACAGCTCAATACCCACACGCGATACCTGCACCCTGCGATTATTGATTTCGCGGAAGATCTGCTGAGTGAATTTCCTGCCGAGTTGAACAATGTGATGCTGACCTGTACCGGCAGTGAAGCCAACGATCTGGCATTGCGCATTGCCCGACATGCGACGGGGGGAACGGGGGTGTTGGTGACACGCTGGGCGTATCACGGTGTGACCAGCGCGCTGGCAGAACTGTCGCCGTCGCTGGGGGATGGCGTGGCGCGCGGCAGTCACGTGAAACTGATCGAGCCGCCGGATACCTATCGCCAGCCCGGTGCATTTCTTCGCAGTATTCGTGAGGCGCTGGCGCAGATGCAGCAGGAAGGCATTCGTCCTGCCGCGCTGTTGATCGATACGATTTTTTCCAGCGATGGTGTGTTCTGCGCACCGGAAGGCGAGATGGCGCAGGCAGCCGCGCTGGTTCGTCAGGCGGGCGGACTGTTTATCGCGGATGAAGTGCAGCCGGGGTTTGGGCGCACCGGGGAATCAATGTGGGGCTTTGCGCGTCACGGTGTTGTCCCCGATCTGGTGAGTTTAGGGAAACCAATGGGCAACGGGCATCCGATTGCTGGATTGGTTGGCCGTTCCGCGTTGTTCGATGCATTCGGGCGAGATGTCCGCTATTTCAATACGTTCGGCGGCAATCCGGTGTCTTGTCAGGCGGCGTACGCGGTGTTGCGGGTGATTCGGGAAGAAAAGTTACAGCAGAATGCCCAGCGCGTGGGTCATTACCTGAGGCAAGGGTTACAGCAGTTGGCGCAGGATTTCCCGCTGATTGGCGATATTCGGGCTTACGGTCTGTTTATCGGCGTAGATCTGGTCAGCGATCGCGAAAGCAAAGCGCCGGCAACTGAATTCGCATCGCAGGTGGTGAATGCTATGCGTCAGCGCGGCGTGCTGATCAGCGCGACGGGGCCAGCGGCAAACGTGCTGAAAGTTCGCCCGCCGCTGGTGTTTCAGGAAGAACACGCCGATGTGTTTTTAACCACATTGAGCGACGTGTTAAAGGTCATCGGCACCCGCACGTGGGAATAA
- a CDS encoding methyl-accepting chemotaxis protein, whose amino-acid sequence MSIKIKLISVMLLMALLLLIVSLIGLFGMNNTNQSMKTLYQDRLIALGYLDNITRQVNTVMFEIASVDLSQPNNVKTGLEHIADAQKIYDSQWDLYSKTYLTGDEKLLEEQFAMLYKQYNDKVVIPAINAIKKNDKDALEYIINHTLKSQYAPLQKTADQLIKLQSDVGQELYSESQRSFSNILFSVVITLLVGIVIVALSGWRLIISIAVPIKNAVDLAKKVADGDLTHRIAITSNDEMGQLQTALREMVLNLTDIVERVHSNADIIATASSQISSGNIDLSSRTEQQASSLEETAASMEQMTSSVKQNATHAAHASQLATTASQRAVDGGKMMGDVTSVMQQMVSSAEKITNIISVIDGIAFQTNILALNAAVEAARAGEQGRGFAVVAGEVRTLAQRSANAAKEIKELIGTSVEQANRGHHAVIDAGSTIQSVVEDIKRVASIVTEISTASNEQSLGIGQINTAISQMETVTQQNAALVNEAAAAASSLSERAGELSHAVAAFRI is encoded by the coding sequence ATGAGCATTAAAATTAAATTAATTTCGGTTATGTTGTTAATGGCATTATTGCTTTTGATTGTCTCTCTTATCGGGCTGTTTGGCATGAACAACACTAACCAATCGATGAAAACCCTGTATCAGGATCGGCTGATAGCACTGGGTTATCTGGACAACATCACCAGACAGGTGAACACCGTGATGTTTGAAATCGCCAGCGTTGATCTCTCACAGCCAAACAATGTCAAAACCGGGTTGGAGCACATCGCAGATGCACAAAAAATTTATGATTCGCAATGGGATTTATACAGCAAGACGTATTTAACGGGCGATGAGAAATTATTAGAAGAACAATTTGCAATGTTATACAAGCAGTACAACGATAAAGTCGTTATTCCCGCCATTAATGCAATTAAGAAGAATGATAAAGATGCATTAGAATATATTATTAATCACACCTTAAAAAGCCAATACGCGCCGCTACAAAAGACTGCCGACCAGTTGATTAAATTACAATCTGATGTAGGCCAGGAACTCTACTCTGAATCACAACGTAGTTTCAGTAACATATTATTTTCCGTAGTGATTACCCTTCTGGTCGGGATAGTTATCGTTGCCTTATCCGGCTGGCGATTGATTATATCGATCGCCGTACCGATAAAAAATGCCGTGGATTTAGCCAAAAAAGTGGCAGATGGCGATCTGACACACCGTATCGCGATTACGTCGAACGATGAAATGGGACAGCTACAAACTGCACTGCGGGAAATGGTGCTGAACCTGACCGATATCGTTGAGCGCGTACACAGCAACGCCGATATTATTGCGACGGCATCCAGTCAGATCAGCAGCGGCAATATCGATCTCTCCTCTCGTACCGAGCAGCAGGCCAGTTCACTGGAAGAAACCGCGGCATCAATGGAACAGATGACCTCCTCGGTCAAACAGAATGCCACCCATGCTGCTCACGCCAGCCAGTTGGCAACCACCGCCTCACAGCGCGCGGTTGACGGCGGCAAGATGATGGGCGATGTGACATCCGTAATGCAGCAGATGGTGTCATCCGCAGAGAAAATCACCAATATCATCAGCGTGATCGACGGCATCGCGTTCCAGACCAACATCCTCGCGCTGAACGCCGCCGTGGAAGCCGCACGAGCGGGCGAACAGGGACGAGGCTTTGCGGTAGTCGCGGGCGAAGTTCGCACGCTGGCACAGCGCAGCGCCAACGCGGCGAAAGAGATCAAAGAACTGATCGGGACGTCCGTCGAACAGGCAAACCGTGGACACCATGCCGTCATCGACGCGGGCAGCACGATTCAAAGCGTGGTGGAAGACATCAAACGCGTGGCCTCGATCGTGACCGAAATCTCCACCGCCAGCAATGAACAAAGTCTGGGCATCGGGCAGATTAATACCGCGATTTCACAGATGGAAACGGTCACGCAGCAAAACGCCGCGCTGGTAAACGAAGCCGCCGCAGCCGCCAGTTCGCTGTCCGAACGTGCGGGTGAACTCAGCCATGCCGTTGCGGCGTTCCGTATCTAA